A single window of Zea mays cultivar B73 chromosome 10, Zm-B73-REFERENCE-NAM-5.0, whole genome shotgun sequence DNA harbors:
- the LOC100280879 gene encoding TTN10, translating to MRGYYDIDDILMEDEPISVVFQVTANGVGLLDPGAENNCVEKGAKVDLPFWLAHGLLSLEQAVSINPPPCFTQKTRKEIQADASCVDLRARCPYFYELGCKIVPLVSDKSIGLFLRYAFTSRYKEVLSKSHSSSMMTVPKFVPRLTKEETRVFESARESMAGFKKWRVGGVRLQKASILGRKRKTKLPDGPPTS from the exons ATGCGGGGTTACTATGACATCGATGACATCCTCATGGAGGATGAG CCTATTTCAGTTGTTTTCCAAGTAACTGCAAATGGTGTTGGCCTGCTAGATCCTGGTGCTGAAAATAACTGT GTAGAGAAGGGTGCCAAGGTGGACCTTCCATTTTGGCTTGCGCATGGGCTGCTGTCTCTGGAACAAGCTGTCTCAATAAACCCGCCTCCATGCTTCACACAGAA AACTCGGAAGGAGATACAAGCTGATGCGTCCTGTGTGGATTTGAGGGCTCGTTGCCCATACTTCTATGAGCTAGGATGCAAGATTGTTCCTTT GGTGAGTGACAAGAGCATTGGCCTGTTCTTGCGATATGCATTCACCAGTAGGTACAAAGAGGTTCTAAGCAAGTCCCACAGTTCTTCCATGATGACAGTGCCCAAGTTTGTTCCACGCCTTACAAAAGAAGAAACTCGAG TGTTTGAATCTGCCAGAGAATCGATGGCTGGTTTCAAGAAATGGCGAGTAGGTGGGGTGAGACTACAAAAGGCTTCCATTCTTGGCCGGAAGAGGAAGACAAAGCTGCCTGATGGACCACCTACTTCTTGA